A stretch of DNA from Lysinibacillus sp. B2A1:
ATTAAAAGTGACTATAGCAATATAAATGGTCTTGTAATTGTTAGAGATGGCTATTTAGTCTTTGAAAAGTATTTTAATGATAAAGGGCAAGATGATGTCCAGCATGTAGCATCTGTTACAAAAAGCGTTATATCTGCACTTATCGGTATTGCAATCGAGGCAGGATATATTCAAAGCGTTGAACAGAAGGTGCTGGATTTTTTCCCTGAATATAATGCTGTAGAACCGTACAAACAACAGATTACGATTCGCCATCTTCTAACTATGACAGTACCATATCCGTTTGAGGACTGGCATGAGCCACTTGATGTTCTATGCCAACAACAGGATTGGGTAAAGTATACGCTTGATATAATGGGGGAAAATGGAGATTTGGGAATTTTTAAATACTCTTCAGCAGGAGCCCATTTACTATCAGCCATTCTAACTCAAAGTACTGGTAAGAGCGCTCGAGCGTTTGCAAATGAGCATTTATTTAAACCTCTTGGTATAAAAGAAATTCCCAACTACTCAATGAATGCCTATGAGTTTGAGGATTTATTCGGAAAAAGCGTGAAAGGTTGGGTGCATGATCCAAACGGTATTTCTACAGGAGGGTGGGGGCTAACCCTTACAACACGAGATATGGCACGTTTTGGTTATCTTTATCTAAACAATGGCACTTGGGGGAATAACGGCATTCTTTCTGAAAATTGGATAACAGAATCAACAAAGTGGAACCAAAATAATTACGGCTATTTATGGTGGCTAAGAGAGGAAGCTGACATCTTTACTTATTCTGCAATGGGGGATGGAGGTAATATAATTTGTTGTATACCTAAGCTGAAGGTGGTGGTCGCCATTGCATCAGAATTTATGTTGCAGCCAAAGGATAGATGGAACTTTATTAAAGAGCATATACTTCCTATGATGCATGATTAATTGATTAACATTTCAATAAAGCCCTTTCTGTTAGGGCTTTTTATAATGGCAAATAAGTTTTTAATTTAATAGTTTCTTATACCTCCACAAAGTCCACAATATACAAAATTTTCGAAAATATGATAAACTTATAGCGTGAAAAAGGAGGATGATAGCATGACTGTACAACAATTTACAGACTATGTGAAAAAAATGAAGCATTATGAGGAAGCACTGAATGTGATTTATTGGGATATGCGTACAGGTGCGCCCAAAAAAGGATTGGCTCAACGCTCAGAGGTAGTTGGAACATTATCAGCCTCCTTATTTGATATGCAAACTAGTGAGGAATTAGGAGAGTTATTAAATACACTAGAATCTAAAAAGGCAGATCTTGATTATGTAACCCTTCGTTTAGTGGAGGAGGTACGTAAAAATTACGATCAAAATAAGAAAATACCACCAAATGAATATAAAGAATACGTTATTCTACAATCTAAAGCAGAAACAGCTTGGGAGGAAGCGAAGGCAACCGATAATTTCGCTTTATTTCTACCTTATTTAGAACAAATCATAAGCTGTCAGAAGAAATTTATTGACTATTGGGGCATAAAAAACGGCTCTCCATATAATACCCTTCTAGATTTATTTGAACCTGATATGACAACAGATGTGCTAGATAATGTCTTTGGTGAATTACGTGAAACAATTGTGTCACTTGTACAAAGAATCGGAGCTTCACCCAATAAACCAGAGACAAGCGTATTATTTAAGCATTTCCCTCGTGAGTCACAGCGTGCACTATCACTAGAAATGCTAGCACAGCTTGGCTATGATTTTGATGCAGGACGTTTAGATGAAAGTGTACATCCATTTATGATTGGCTTAAATCACGGTGATAATCGTATTACTACAAAATATGATGAAAACGATTTCCGCTCTGCGATTTTTGGAACAATTCATGAGTGTGGTCATGCGATGTATGAGCAAAATATCGATGAAAAGCTAGATGGTTTACCGTTAGCAACGGGTACATCAATGGGAATCCATGAATCCCAATCGTTATTTTATGAAAACTTTGTCGGTAGAAATGAAAAGTTTTGGGAGCATAACTACGAGCGACTACAGCACTTTTCACCAGCACAGTTTGAAGATGTGGCATTAGCTGATTTCCTTCGTGCCATTAATATGGTGGAGCCTTCCTTTATTCGCATTGAAGCGGATGAACTGACATATCCATTACATATTATGATTCGTTATGAAATCGAACGTGATTTATTTAATGGCAATTTGCAGGCGAAAGATCTACCGCAAATATGGAATGATAAGTACGAGGAGTATTTAGGTATCCGACCTGTAACCGATGCACAGGGGGTATTACAAGATATGCATTGGTCTGGAGGCATGTTTGGTTATTTCCCATCCTATGCTTTAGGGATGATTTATGCTGCACAATGGAAGCATGCCATGGATAAAGATATTCCAAACTTTGATGAGCTACTGGAAAAGGGGGAGCTCATCCCGATTCGAGAATGGCTTACAGACAAGGTCCATCAATATGGTGCTTTGAAAAAGCCGTTTGAATTACTGCAAGAGGCGACAGGAGAGGCCTTAAATGCGAACTATTTAGCAAACTATCTACAAGACAAGTACACAAAATTATATAATCTTTAAAGAAAAAGCGATTTCTCTGAATTTGAGAAATCGCTTTTTTCTTACCACAGCTGGTAGCCTTTTGAGCCTGGTGGTGAATTCGAAATAATATCGATAATTGGAACTGTGTAAGCAAATAAAATTAATGCGACTAAAATAACAAGCCATACTTTAAAGTTTTCTAAAATAGCTGGTGTTGGGCCACTATGTTCATGTACATCACCAACAGGGAATTCTTCCTCCCCCTTAGGTGCGAACCAAGCTAATTTAACCACAATATAAATAATCACTAGGATTGCGATAAAGAGAATAGTTCCGCCCACAGCCTGCGCAATTTGATAAGGAATCCAATCATAGGCTTGCGGAGCGCCGCCATATTCTGAGTAATCTGAGCGACGAGGAGCACCAATTAAACCTGCAATATGCATTGCTCCAGACATAATAGTCATACCAACAGCCCATAAAATTCCTGCAAAATTACTTAAGTTATTTAACGATTTTGTGAGTGTGCGACCTGTTAAATGAGGTATTAGCCAAAAGGCAGCACTAAAATAAGTTAAAACAACAGCTGTTGCAATTGTTAAATGGAAATGTCCAGTCACCCAAATTGTATTATGAATTAATTGGTTCATTTGGTAGGATGCATTTACTATACCACCTGCTCCCCCAGGAATAAATGACACCATACCGATAAATGGTACAAAGAAGCGAGCGTCCTTCCATGGTAATTTTTTAAACCAACCGAAAAGCCCTTTACCACCTAATTCACGACCACGTAATTCGAACATGGCAAACATAGAGAAGGCTGTCATTAAGGATGGTACGATTACCGCAAATGTTAAAACAACTTGAATAAACTTCCACGTTCCATCAATACCTGGCTCTGTTAATTGGTGATGGATCCCAACTGGAACAGAGAAGATTAAAAATAACATAAATGAAAGACGTGCTAATGAATCTGAGAAAATTTTCCCACCAATTACTTTTGGAAGGATAACATACCAAATCATATAAGCTGGTAATAACCAGAAGTATACGAGAGCATGACCGAAATACCAGAATAATGTACGTGATAATGCTACATCCACACGTTCGATAAAACCTAAAGACCATGGAAGTAGCTGGAATAGTACAGAAGCAGCGACACCTAATGTTGCTACGAACCACATTAAATTATTTACAACAACCATAAATGATAATAATGGGCTACGTTGTCCGCTTCCTTTATTTTCTTTCCGCCATTGTGCGTATCGTAAAATTTGACCTGCGCCGCCAACCCAAGAACCAACCACGACTAATGTTAGGCCAAGATAGAAAATCCAATGAGCTTTTAATGGAGCATAAAATGTATATAAAACAGTTGCTTTGTTCAGTAAAACCATTGCAGCAGCAGCGGCTGTGCCAATCGTCATTAACCAGAATCCAATCCAGCCTAAACGACGTTGACTAGCTGAAAAAGTTCCTGAAGTACGACTAACACTAGCAATCTGGAAACCGTAGATAAAGAATGTTGTTAAAATAAGACCAAGTAATACACCATGTACAGTTAAAATTTGATAATAACCTATGCCTGCTGGCAATGTAAATTGACCAGAGCGTACGAAAACCTGTAATAATCCCGCAAGACCACCTAATAACAATGCGATAAATGCCACATAAATATGTGCCATTGCTAGCTTCGCATCACGACGATCCACCTTTGTCAAATTATTATTTAGACTCATTTGGATCCACCACCTTTAGCATAGAGTGCATCATCGTATGTCCAGTACCACAATACTCATTACATACGATTAAAAACTCGCCTACTTCATTTACTTCTGTTACATATTCAGAAATGTAACCAGGCTCAAGCATCATGTTAATATTTGTACCTGCAACCTCAAAGCCGTGCATCACATCTTCACTTGTTGCGATAAACTTAACTTTTGCTCCGAGTGGAACTTCAATGACAGGAGGATTGTAATAAAATGCAGAAGCTAAAACAACAACCTCATAATCCCAATCCTTACCTTCCACTTTATGAACGCCTGGATTATCAAATGGCGCAAATTCCTTTACCTTTTCATAATCTAGTGTTTTTTTACCATTGTTCGGATGTGAGCCTTGATGGAATGCACCGATGCCGAGAATAATAAGGAATGCTACTAAAGTAGCAACTCCGAACACAAGCCAATACTTCTCATACTTATGTATGTGCATATGTCTCTGTCCTTTCTTAGTAGATTAAAAACGTCCGATGAACAAATCGAAGCAGTACACCCAAAGCAAGATAATAATGATGCCTACTCCAAATACTGCATAGAGTGAACCTTTCAAATTCTCGTCGGATTTCTTTTTATTTGCCATTTCTGCTCCTCCTCCGCTTTTTATAGTGATCTTTCTTATTGCCATAATATAAAAATAAATCTTTTTTAGATGTGAAAAAAATCACACAATGGAGGGGATTGTGTGAAAAAAGTGTGAAATATAAGCCTGGATAAAAAAGAAGCTACCTCAAAAGTCATTGAGATAGCTTCAGGCATATAGAATCTGACGTTATTTTTATCAAAATTACTTATTTTTCAAGAAATTTTACTAATCAAATATTCTTATGGGCCTTTAGTTGCCACTATTGCAAATCGCAGAACGAATTCATAAATGTCCGAAACAGTAGCATAGGATATATCATTTGGAGCAGTTGAAGATTCTCGAAATCTATGCTTCTTCCTCAATTGTTAATAGAACTGTTAGTCCACCAACATTAGGAATTGTAACAGGGAGTACAAACGCTTTTTCAAATCCGTACAATTTTGTGTTCCCAACCATCACAGTTGGAGGCGTGATATCAATTTCTAAGCTTTCTTGTCCTACAGTTGTACATAAGTTACCTGCAATCATATTGCCAAATTCCCCTGTGAAGGATTCTAACATTTCGCCCTCAAGCGGCATTCCGAACATCGTATTACCGATGCCACTAAATATTTCAGGAGAGGAATCAATGATGACACGGCCCTTTATATCTCCAATTAAGCCAATTAATACACCCATTTGCTGCTGTTGAAAAGGTTCCGAAATAATACTTGGTGTTTTCACTTCAATATCCATGGGTAGAATCGATTTTAAAGCATGAATTGTCCCGTTTAAAATAGTTTGAAAGTACTTCGAATTACTCATCATTACCGCATCCTTTTTCCGACTTTTCTACATCTTACCATGTTAAAAGGGTAAGATGAAAGTATGTCTTGACGAATTACAGGGAAATTTATATTATATTAATGAGAATGATTTTCAAATTCAATCAATTAGTACTTTTTTCTTTTCAAAACGATGTTTTTAATCCAAAATCTTTATTTAAAAGGAGCGGTCAGCAATGACTTTCGTATTTATTGGAGCTGCAGTGGTAATCTATATTGGAGTAGGAAAATACGTCATGAAACAGGCGACTGCACATTTAAAATAACAAAATGATTTTATGCCATGAAGAGCATGCTTCTATTATTGAGAAGGCATGCTCTTTTTTTATGAAAAACTGATATTCTTTATTTATTTGTTAGAGCTTTGTGTTACGCTCAAAGGGTGATATGAACTTGATTTCAGAAGTCACAGAAAAATTATGGACAATCGGGTGATGATAAATGACAAAAATACTATTAACAGGATTTGTGCCATTTCTTGATTATAAAATTAATCCAACTCAGCAAATAGTGGAAAATTTAAATGGAGATAGGATAGATGGCTTTGAAATTGAAGGACGTGTGTTGTCTGTAGATTTTCAACAATCTGCTGAGCAATTGAAACAGTATATTGATGAAGTAAAGCCACAAATTATCATGTCTTTAGGATTAGCTGGTGGGCGTTTTAAAATTACGCCAGAGCGAATTGCTATTAATGTAAAGGATGGTGAGGCAGATAATAACGGGTATGCACCAATTGATGAAAGTATTGATGAGAATGGCGCCGATGCCTATTTTACAAATCTCTCCCTTCGCGATATGGTGAATCGTTTACAAAAAGAGGACTTCCCAGCAGAAATCTCAAATACAGCAGGTACCTACTTATGCAATAATATTATGTATGAGGGCTTAGTTTACGCAAAGCAGAACGAAGGGGTTAGAGCTGGATTTATCCATATTCCTGCATCTTTTGAATTAGCAATCCAGCATGGCAAAATACCAGGTTGGAATATCCAGGATTTAACAACATGCATTAAGCTCTGTATAGAGGAGACAGTTCATGCAGCGAATAATTGATTTTCCTCACACGATGTGGATTAGCCAGCACACAATTCGTTTTGCGTTTAAAGAAGAAATATCCCAAGAAAATTTTTATATTGTTCAAGAGTTCAATAGATTTCTGAAAAACAATCTACCGCAAAACCTGATAGAAAGTGTTGCTAGCTATCATACCGTTACTGCTTATGTAAAACAAAAAATTGATATAAGTACCTTACACAAACGATGGCTTTCTATGCAAGTACCCACTAAGGATGCTGAAGTAGGGAGCCGTCAATTACAAATTCCTGTTTGTTATGATGAGGAATTTGCTTTAGATATGGATCGTGTTATGGAATATACAGGTTTATCTTTTGAAGATATTAAAAGAATCCACTTATCAAAGACGTATAGTGTCTATTTAATCGGGTTTTTACCTGGATTTCCTTATTTAGGCGATTTAGACAGAGAATTATGTGTGCCTCGATTACAAAAGCCACGAAACTATGTATCTGCAAGTTCTGTTGGAATTGGGGGTGTACAGACAGGGATTTATCCAATTGATTCACCAGGTGGATGGAATATACTCGGTAAGACGCCGCTAACTTTATTTGAAATTCAAAGGGGGCTCAACACCAAAATCTGTTCTTGCTAAAAAAGTATACAAAAAAACATCTGTATCCGCTAGAGTTGAGAGTACGACCAAACAACACAGCGAGGTATACAGATGCACTCTCATTCTATCAAGGATTTATGGGATTTACCAGAACTAAAAATTATCGCAACCACTAAAATAAATCACCAAATTTTCATTGATGTCATGCCAATTCAATCTAAACAGGCCTGTCCCATTTGTGCATTTGAAAATACGACTCGTCGCGGAATCGGCTATGTTCGAAAAGTGCGTCATCTCGAAGCGTTTGGTTGCCCTGTTTACTTGAACTTACCTGCCATTCGTATGTCATGTACAGCTTGTTTTGCACATTTTGTGTGGGCATATGAGTGTGTGGCACCGAAAAAACGATACACAAAGGCATTTGAAGCCACGCTGCCGAAGCAGGCAATCGGCGCTACAATCACGCATACATCACGTGTGGCAAACACACCTGCTACAACCGTTGCGCGTATCGTCCGTTCATGGAAAATGGAGGAAGCCACACGTGTCCAAAAAACTTGTCAGAAAAAAGCATTGGCGTGTCACAATCTCGTGCTAGGCATTGATGATTTTGCCATTCGTAAAGGGCATACGTATAACACGGGTCTCCATGATTTACGTGGTGGCACATTTTTAGATATTATTCCTGGACGAAGAATCGAGGAATTACACGCCTATTTCAATACACAATCTACTCTTTGTGCGCTGAAGCCTGTCGCGATTGTCATGGATTTGGCAAAGGCCTATCATACGTTTGCGAAAAAGATGTATCCTGCAGCGATTCGTATTGCCGATCGTTATCATGTCAATCGTTACGTAACTGAAGCGCTTCAAGCCGTACGAAAATCCGTTCAAAAGCAGCTAGCACCATATGCTAAAAAGGACCTTAAGCAACACTTCCGAATTCTTGGTAAACGACGTGATCAATTGAAGAATGATGAAAAAAATAGCCTACACCGACTGCTTCAATACGCCGAAATCCTGCATCAAGTCTACAGTTGGAAAGAAGCCTTTATCGAATGGTACGACTGTAGCTCCACGTATGAACTGGCGAAAAAAGGCTTCGGACGTTGGCTGGCGCAAGGTACTACAATCAAGCATCCAGCCGTGGAATCCTGTCTGTCAACGATGCGCAATTGGCAAGAAGAAATCTGTAATTATCATCAATTACGCTTTACTAATGCGGCAGTAGAAGGGAAAAATAATCTCATTAAAGCACTGCAAAGACGCCATTTTTTCACGCGCAATCCGCAGCACTATAAAGAGACAATTTTACTAGAATGCAATGCCGAATGGATTCAGTATGGCTCTTAGTCAAGCACATGTTTTGGTGAAGAGCCTCAAAGGGATAATAATTTTTTATTTTCTCTAGGTGATCAAGTACAATTTCATGAAATAACAAAACAAGAGTTTTTTGAAATACAACGTAAAGGCGTGTAAAAATTGAAGCCACTTCTTCAAATAAAAAAACAAGGTGTATATGGCAGTCTGCAAGATCAAGGAAGATATGGCTATCGTTCATATGGTATTCCTGTATCAGGACCTATGGATAAAGTATCTTTTCAGGCGGCGCAAGATATCTTAAACAACAAAAAACAACAAACTTCATTTGAAATGTTTATTGGTGGTTTTGAATTCGAAGCATTGGATGATAGTACGTATGTGTTGACTGGGGCAGAGTGTGCGTGTTTATTAAATGGAGCTCCTATCGAGATGTGGAAAACCTTTCAAGTAAAAAAGGGAGATAGCTTGTCCATAAAAAATGTTGATCATGGGTCTATTGTTTATCTCACACCAAAAGGCGGATTTCAAACAGAAACATTGCTGAGCAGTAACTCTCATTTACCATTTGTTGATGTTACTTTAAATGAAAGCCGCATTTTATATGGACAGGAAGCAGGGAAATTACCGTTTACAAGTGGACTATATGCTCCTTTTCGACCCATATTTAAATCCGACATTACTGTAAGAATTTTTAAAGGGCCTCATTTTGATTTATTCACAGAAGAGAGTCAACAACAATTCTTGCAGGCTTCCTTTCAGTTTTCAGGTGGAAATCGAATGGGCTATTATTTAAAAGGTACTATACTTCAGCTTAAAAAAATAAAAAATATCCTTTCTGAAGCTACCCAGTTTGGAACAATTCAAGTGCCACAAAATGGTGAGCCCATTATCTTAATGGCAGATGCTCAAACAGTAGGTGGTTATCCTATCATTGCTACAATCCATGAGGAGGATTTACATAAAGTTGCCCAAATGCGCATGTTTAATACGATAAAATTTGTACTAATGGAGGAAGATGTATGTCCATAGATATTAATTGTGATATGGGAGAAAGTAACGATGCTTTAAAAGATCAAGCAATTTTAGACTATGTTACGTCCATTAATATCGCTTGCGGCTACCATGCTGGTAATCATTCAATAATGCATCAGATGGTACGAAACGCTATCCACAAAAATGTTCGTATAGGTGCACATCCAGGATACCCTGATCTCGAGGGCTTTGGTCGACGAGATATGGATTTTAGCGCCGAGGAAATCTACAATATGGTTGTCTATCAAGTAGGAGCTTTGCAAGCATTTGTTTCAGTTGAAAAGGGTTTACTTCATCATGTAAAGCCTCATGGAGCGCTCTATAATCAAAGCGCTAATAATATCGAAAAGGCGACCGCAATCGTCAATGCTGTATATGATTTAAATCCAGCTTTTATTTTATATTGCTTATCTGGAAGTAAAATGGTAGATGTTGCGAAGAATAAGGGCTTACAAGTTTATGAGGAAGTTTTTTCTGATCGCAATTACAATGATGATGGTACATTAGTAAGTAGACGAGAATCGAATGCATTGATTCGAACAGAAACTGAAATGCTTGAACATGTCAAAGGAATTTTGATGTCGAATGAAGTGATGTCAGTACAGCGAAAGAAAATTAATATTTCTGCACAAACTCTATGTATACACGGAGACGGTCTGCATGCACTAGACTATGCCAAAAAAATCTATGAGTTAAAATGTCATATCAAATAACTAGAAAAGCTGGATGCCCTAAAAACCTATATTTTTAGAGCATCCATTTTTGGTTAGTGGCATTAAATAGTCGTTACTAATTCAACAGCTTCGATAATAATTGGAGTACCAGCAGAAATAGTACCTGTAACAGTATTAAACGTTAATTCTGTTGCAGAAACTGTATAAGAATCACCTTCCTGAAGTACACCATTAATATATAAATTATAATATCCATTTGTTACAATCGGAAAAGTAGTTGCCGCATTACCGCTATCATTTAAAAAGGAAGTAGCAGCAATAGTTGTTCCATCTGCAATTGCTAAAGGTACAGCTAAAATATTAAAAAATCTTGTGGAAGTGCCTGAAACATTTACATTGATATTTATAATGGAAAGCGCCACGTCGTTCACCTCCTTTCAAGTGCGATTAGTTCGTTTGGTTTATAAAACCGAGCGATTCGATGATAATAGGCGTCCCTCTATAGATGGTTGCATTATCAGCTTTTAGGTTTAAGGAGGAAGGAGTTACTGTATAAATCCCACCCTCTTGCATGACACCATTAATATAAAGATTGACGTACCCATTTGGATGAATAATTGTAAATGCAGCTACTTGGACTCCATTATCATCCCAAAACAAATTAGCGTTTAAAGCAGCTCCATTTATTAAATTAATATCAGCTGTAACAATATAAAAATATCTATTTACAATTGGAATAATCGTTCCACTAGGAATAATGACTGAAGGTGTAATGGAGGACGCAGTAATAGCTTTTATCCGAGGCCATACAAATCGATTTTCACAGCCACATTCACATGTTTGCTTGGTTTTCCAATAATTACTGTTATTCATATTCTAATCACTCCATTTAATTATTGATGCCCCTGCATCTACTATTCAGCTTTGTTTGTACAGTAAAAATGGAAGCATGCTTGTAATCATTTCATTACCTTTAAAATATGAAATTAATTCTAAATGGTTTAGTTAAGCATCCTAATTTAATAGTTTTTTTAGAAATAAGCTTTATATCGTTGGTTAAACATGCCTGTGTTGACGAATATTACGTCTGAAACCTTGATATATATGCTTTTTAAAGTAAATTAGTGTTATACTTTGTTTGTCGAATAAGGTAGAATACTAATTATGAATAATTTATCTTCATTCTGAACAACATTGAATGAAGATATAGCCTATAGCGGATGTCGTGAACTTGGAAAGGCATGATTTACAATTCAAATTTAGACAGCATTGTTTATCTGTAGCGAAAGCGCCAAGGCGAAATTGATTAATAATAAAGGGGATACTAGTTTTATGAATGATTTTGATCAGCAATTGGAGGGGCTGTTAAAGCAAGCAGCGTTACAATACATAATATATCAGCATAATGGCGATACGGAGCGTATGGATAAAACATCACTTTTTGCGCGAAAATTACAGCA
This window harbors:
- a CDS encoding 6-aminohexanoate hydrolase, giving the protein MQTTINWQETKPEIVRMNSEKLLKLESTIKSDYSNINGLVIVRDGYLVFEKYFNDKGQDDVQHVASVTKSVISALIGIAIEAGYIQSVEQKVLDFFPEYNAVEPYKQQITIRHLLTMTVPYPFEDWHEPLDVLCQQQDWVKYTLDIMGENGDLGIFKYSSAGAHLLSAILTQSTGKSARAFANEHLFKPLGIKEIPNYSMNAYEFEDLFGKSVKGWVHDPNGISTGGWGLTLTTRDMARFGYLYLNNGTWGNNGILSENWITESTKWNQNNYGYLWWLREEADIFTYSAMGDGGNIICCIPKLKVVVAIASEFMLQPKDRWNFIKEHILPMMHD
- a CDS encoding carboxypeptidase M32; translated protein: MTVQQFTDYVKKMKHYEEALNVIYWDMRTGAPKKGLAQRSEVVGTLSASLFDMQTSEELGELLNTLESKKADLDYVTLRLVEEVRKNYDQNKKIPPNEYKEYVILQSKAETAWEEAKATDNFALFLPYLEQIISCQKKFIDYWGIKNGSPYNTLLDLFEPDMTTDVLDNVFGELRETIVSLVQRIGASPNKPETSVLFKHFPRESQRALSLEMLAQLGYDFDAGRLDESVHPFMIGLNHGDNRITTKYDENDFRSAIFGTIHECGHAMYEQNIDEKLDGLPLATGTSMGIHESQSLFYENFVGRNEKFWEHNYERLQHFSPAQFEDVALADFLRAINMVEPSFIRIEADELTYPLHIMIRYEIERDLFNGNLQAKDLPQIWNDKYEEYLGIRPVTDAQGVLQDMHWSGGMFGYFPSYALGMIYAAQWKHAMDKDIPNFDELLEKGELIPIREWLTDKVHQYGALKKPFELLQEATGEALNANYLANYLQDKYTKLYNL
- a CDS encoding cytochrome C — protein: MSLNNNLTKVDRRDAKLAMAHIYVAFIALLLGGLAGLLQVFVRSGQFTLPAGIGYYQILTVHGVLLGLILTTFFIYGFQIASVSRTSGTFSASQRRLGWIGFWLMTIGTAAAAAMVLLNKATVLYTFYAPLKAHWIFYLGLTLVVVGSWVGGAGQILRYAQWRKENKGSGQRSPLLSFMVVVNNLMWFVATLGVAASVLFQLLPWSLGFIERVDVALSRTLFWYFGHALVYFWLLPAYMIWYVILPKVIGGKIFSDSLARLSFMLFLIFSVPVGIHHQLTEPGIDGTWKFIQVVLTFAVIVPSLMTAFSMFAMFELRGRELGGKGLFGWFKKLPWKDARFFVPFIGMVSFIPGGAGGIVNASYQMNQLIHNTIWVTGHFHLTIATAVVLTYFSAAFWLIPHLTGRTLTKSLNNLSNFAGILWAVGMTIMSGAMHIAGLIGAPRRSDYSEYGGAPQAYDWIPYQIAQAVGGTILFIAILVIIYIVVKLAWFAPKGEEEFPVGDVHEHSGPTPAILENFKVWLVILVALILFAYTVPIIDIISNSPPGSKGYQLW
- a CDS encoding cytochrome B5, with the protein product MHIHKYEKYWLVFGVATLVAFLIILGIGAFHQGSHPNNGKKTLDYEKVKEFAPFDNPGVHKVEGKDWDYEVVVLASAFYYNPPVIEVPLGAKVKFIATSEDVMHGFEVAGTNINMMLEPGYISEYVTEVNEVGEFLIVCNEYCGTGHTMMHSMLKVVDPNESK
- a CDS encoding chemotaxis protein CheX, which codes for MSNSKYFQTILNGTIHALKSILPMDIEVKTPSIISEPFQQQQMGVLIGLIGDIKGRVIIDSSPEIFSGIGNTMFGMPLEGEMLESFTGEFGNMIAGNLCTTVGQESLEIDITPPTVMVGNTKLYGFEKAFVLPVTIPNVGGLTVLLTIEEEA
- a CDS encoding peptidase C15 produces the protein MTKILLTGFVPFLDYKINPTQQIVENLNGDRIDGFEIEGRVLSVDFQQSAEQLKQYIDEVKPQIIMSLGLAGGRFKITPERIAINVKDGEADNNGYAPIDESIDENGADAYFTNLSLRDMVNRLQKEDFPAEISNTAGTYLCNNIMYEGLVYAKQNEGVRAGFIHIPASFELAIQHGKIPGWNIQDLTTCIKLCIEETVHAANN
- a CDS encoding kinase, giving the protein MQRIIDFPHTMWISQHTIRFAFKEEISQENFYIVQEFNRFLKNNLPQNLIESVASYHTVTAYVKQKIDISTLHKRWLSMQVPTKDAEVGSRQLQIPVCYDEEFALDMDRVMEYTGLSFEDIKRIHLSKTYSVYLIGFLPGFPYLGDLDRELCVPRLQKPRNYVSASSVGIGGVQTGIYPIDSPGGWNILGKTPLTLFEIQRGLNTKICSC
- a CDS encoding ISL3 family transposase, with amino-acid sequence MHSHSIKDLWDLPELKIIATTKINHQIFIDVMPIQSKQACPICAFENTTRRGIGYVRKVRHLEAFGCPVYLNLPAIRMSCTACFAHFVWAYECVAPKKRYTKAFEATLPKQAIGATITHTSRVANTPATTVARIVRSWKMEEATRVQKTCQKKALACHNLVLGIDDFAIRKGHTYNTGLHDLRGGTFLDIIPGRRIEELHAYFNTQSTLCALKPVAIVMDLAKAYHTFAKKMYPAAIRIADRYHVNRYVTEALQAVRKSVQKQLAPYAKKDLKQHFRILGKRRDQLKNDEKNSLHRLLQYAEILHQVYSWKEAFIEWYDCSSTYELAKKGFGRWLAQGTTIKHPAVESCLSTMRNWQEEICNYHQLRFTNAAVEGKNNLIKALQRRHFFTRNPQHYKETILLECNAEWIQYGS
- a CDS encoding allophanate hydrolase; this encodes MKPLLQIKKQGVYGSLQDQGRYGYRSYGIPVSGPMDKVSFQAAQDILNNKKQQTSFEMFIGGFEFEALDDSTYVLTGAECACLLNGAPIEMWKTFQVKKGDSLSIKNVDHGSIVYLTPKGGFQTETLLSSNSHLPFVDVTLNESRILYGQEAGKLPFTSGLYAPFRPIFKSDITVRIFKGPHFDLFTEESQQQFLQASFQFSGGNRMGYYLKGTILQLKKIKNILSEATQFGTIQVPQNGEPIILMADAQTVGGYPIIATIHEEDLHKVAQMRMFNTIKFVLMEEDVCP
- a CDS encoding LamB/YcsF family protein — protein: MSIDINCDMGESNDALKDQAILDYVTSINIACGYHAGNHSIMHQMVRNAIHKNVRIGAHPGYPDLEGFGRRDMDFSAEEIYNMVVYQVGALQAFVSVEKGLLHHVKPHGALYNQSANNIEKATAIVNAVYDLNPAFILYCLSGSKMVDVAKNKGLQVYEEVFSDRNYNDDGTLVSRRESNALIRTETEMLEHVKGILMSNEVMSVQRKKINISAQTLCIHGDGLHALDYAKKIYELKCHIK